A genomic stretch from Desulfolutivibrio sulfodismutans DSM 3696 includes:
- a CDS encoding hydrogenase iron-sulfur subunit, translated as MADTYEPVIIGFLCNWCAYAGGDLAGVSRLQYPTNMRAIRVMCSGMVHPNLIVDALRKGADGVIVMGUHLGECHYLDGNNKALARAEGAKVVLEDLGIDPERFAIEWVSSAEAPRFAEVVTAFTDKIRSLGPNPLKKKTAACACA; from the coding sequence ATGGCTGACACCTATGAGCCGGTCATCATCGGCTTTCTCTGCAACTGGTGCGCCTATGCGGGGGGCGATCTGGCCGGGGTTTCCCGGTTGCAGTACCCCACGAACATGCGCGCCATCCGGGTCATGTGTTCCGGAATGGTCCATCCCAATCTGATCGTTGACGCCCTGCGCAAAGGCGCGGACGGCGTCATCGTCATGGGCTGACACCTCGGGGAATGCCATTACCTGGACGGTAATAACAAAGCGTTGGCTAGGGCTGAAGGCGCCAAGGTCGTGTTGGAAGATCTGGGCATCGATCCGGAGCGTTTCGCCATCGAGTGGGTCTCGTCGGCCGAAGCGCCCCGGTTTGCCGAGGTGGTGACCGCCTTCACGGACAAGATCAGGTCTCTCGGACCCAATCCGCTCAAGAAAAAAACGGCCGCCTGTGCGTGCGCCTAA
- a CDS encoding 4Fe-4S binding protein: MHIINETTFPRKEPKAAIRKEVCDGCAICVDVCPRNCLEVAINPRRLNARIIRLTPELCSGCGACQGACPKEAIFIPGLSTADLRGYVNQALAMSGVCP; the protein is encoded by the coding sequence GTGCACATCATAAACGAGACCACGTTTCCCCGCAAAGAACCCAAGGCGGCCATCCGCAAAGAGGTGTGCGACGGCTGCGCCATCTGCGTGGACGTCTGCCCCCGCAACTGTCTCGAAGTGGCCATCAACCCCAGACGCTTAAACGCCAGGATCATCCGCCTGACCCCGGAATTGTGCAGCGGGTGCGGGGCCTGCCAGGGCGCCTGCCCCAAGGAGGCCATATTCATTCCCGGCCTGTCCACCGCCGACCTGCGAGGCTACGTCAATCAGGCCTTGGCCATGTCCGGAGTGTGTCCATGA
- a CDS encoding Ni/Fe hydrogenase subunit alpha, which produces MASPNTAKTIRVAPVTRIEGHAGFEIMLDDSGNVVDARMAIMTLRGFEKFVVGRPVEEVRDIVNRICGICPWNHHLASCKAADGCLGITPPPAGRKLRELCHMLAFIPDKILHFYFLAAPDFVLGPDADYSVRNVVGVVGAAPDLAKQVVHMRYKVQMALEKFAGKVIHPIAAVPGGYSRPMLEEERKELLAVVKEALDFSVFSLNFAKENVFPKYLDVINTVGVFPSGYLGTVRPSDGALEFHDGELRMMDQNGNYEQFKYHEYQDYIAEHVEPWTYLKFPYMKKAGKISLDETNPVGVYRVNCLARINVCDKMATPLAQKELEIFRSAFGRPAHQTLLYNYARLIELIQCCERAEELLNDPEITSREVRHQKIEPRAGEGVGCLEAPRGTLIHHYKTDDNGLVTMANLVVATGHNNAGMNLGVKQAAKALIKDGKYDQGVLNTIEMTIRAYDP; this is translated from the coding sequence ATGGCTTCGCCAAATACCGCCAAAACGATCCGCGTCGCACCCGTGACGCGCATCGAGGGCCACGCCGGGTTCGAGATCATGCTCGACGACAGCGGCAACGTGGTCGACGCGCGCATGGCCATCATGACCCTGCGCGGCTTTGAAAAGTTTGTTGTGGGTCGGCCCGTGGAGGAAGTCCGGGACATCGTCAACCGCATCTGCGGCATCTGTCCCTGGAACCACCACCTGGCCTCCTGCAAGGCCGCCGACGGCTGCCTGGGAATCACCCCGCCCCCGGCCGGACGCAAACTCCGGGAACTGTGCCATATGCTGGCCTTTATCCCGGACAAGATCCTGCACTTCTACTTCCTGGCCGCCCCGGACTTCGTCCTTGGCCCGGATGCCGACTATTCGGTCAGAAACGTGGTGGGCGTGGTCGGCGCCGCCCCGGACCTGGCCAAGCAGGTCGTGCACATGCGCTACAAGGTGCAGATGGCCCTGGAAAAGTTCGCCGGAAAGGTCATCCACCCCATCGCCGCCGTGCCTGGCGGCTACTCCCGGCCCATGCTTGAGGAAGAGCGCAAGGAACTCCTGGCCGTGGTCAAGGAGGCCCTGGACTTCAGCGTCTTTTCGCTCAATTTCGCCAAAGAGAACGTGTTCCCCAAATATCTGGACGTGATCAACACCGTCGGCGTGTTCCCGTCCGGCTATCTGGGAACCGTTCGTCCCAGCGACGGGGCGCTTGAGTTCCACGACGGCGAACTGCGCATGATGGATCAAAATGGCAACTACGAGCAGTTCAAGTATCACGAATATCAGGACTACATCGCCGAGCATGTGGAGCCCTGGACGTATCTCAAGTTCCCGTACATGAAAAAGGCCGGCAAAATCAGCCTGGACGAGACCAACCCCGTGGGCGTCTACCGGGTCAACTGCCTGGCGCGCATCAACGTGTGCGACAAGATGGCCACGCCCCTGGCCCAGAAGGAACTGGAGATCTTCCGCTCCGCCTTCGGCCGTCCGGCGCACCAGACGCTTCTGTACAACTATGCCCGGTTGATCGAGCTCATCCAGTGCTGCGAACGGGCCGAAGAGCTCTTAAACGATCCGGAGATCACCAGCCGCGAGGTGCGTCACCAGAAGATCGAACCCCGGGCCGGAGAGGGCGTGGGCTGCCTTGAGGCCCCGCGCGGCACGCTGATCCACCACTACAAGACCGACGACAACGGTCTGGTGACCATGGCCAACCTGGTGGTGGCCACGGGACACAACAACGCGGGCATGAACCTGGGCGTCAAGCAGGCCGCCAAGGCCCTGATCAAGGACGGCAAATACGACCAGGGGGTGCTCAATACCATTGAGATGACGATACGAGCATATGACCCGTGA
- a CDS encoding TOBE domain-containing protein has protein sequence MVTTHTKKAVRAAGPCPAAATMAQGRPCPAKIFSVPGDIKHLESDQLSALAAAFTAWKDRAKRPDVRLSRGRVWVIFLLLRHCGAKLGEVLALDDRVDIDWRTGVVRFGGVKEGEILPREVKLPQAVADELARCFDDPAFLSLRGSVLHMDGGYVRRKFYERGQECGLPKELCNPRILRHSRAVELLRGGVPLTVVQTILGHGSVNLTAHYLSFTREDIQSLVSYYIHKEARMKTSARNTFIGQVSKVRTGTILSEVTLVTPRGHELVSVITNESLEKLEIREGVLVTASIKAPLVILVKDDDAPVSSMRNRLYGTVLRINEGAIAAEVVMRVDDDTEVCALVTDESVKRLGIAVGDPIWAMFKAFSVVLGVD, from the coding sequence ATGGTCACAACGCACACCAAAAAGGCAGTCCGGGCCGCCGGTCCATGTCCGGCCGCCGCGACCATGGCGCAGGGGCGGCCCTGTCCGGCCAAAATTTTTTCCGTCCCCGGCGACATCAAGCATCTCGAATCTGATCAATTGAGCGCGCTTGCGGCCGCGTTCACGGCCTGGAAGGATCGCGCCAAGCGGCCCGACGTGCGGCTTTCCAGGGGGCGGGTGTGGGTGATCTTTCTGCTTCTGCGCCATTGCGGGGCCAAGCTCGGCGAGGTGCTGGCCCTTGATGATCGCGTCGATATCGATTGGCGGACAGGGGTGGTCCGTTTCGGAGGCGTCAAGGAGGGCGAGATTCTGCCCCGGGAGGTCAAACTGCCCCAGGCGGTGGCCGACGAATTGGCGCGGTGCTTTGACGATCCCGCGTTTTTGTCCCTGCGCGGTTCGGTCCTGCACATGGACGGCGGCTACGTCAGGCGAAAATTCTACGAGCGGGGCCAGGAATGCGGCCTGCCCAAGGAACTCTGCAACCCGCGCATCCTGCGCCACTCCCGGGCCGTTGAGCTATTGCGGGGCGGCGTGCCCTTGACCGTCGTCCAGACCATCCTGGGGCATGGCTCGGTGAACCTGACCGCCCACTACCTGAGCTTCACCAGGGAAGACATCCAGTCCCTCGTGAGCTATTACATCCACAAGGAGGCCAGGATGAAAACCAGCGCCCGCAACACCTTCATCGGCCAGGTCTCCAAGGTCCGCACCGGGACGATCCTGTCCGAGGTGACGCTGGTCACCCCCCGGGGGCACGAACTGGTTTCAGTCATCACCAACGAAAGCCTGGAAAAACTCGAGATCCGGGAAGGCGTCCTGGTGACGGCCAGCATCAAGGCCCCGCTGGTGATCCTGGTCAAGGACGACGACGCCCCGGTCAGCAGCATGCGCAACCGGTTGTACGGCACGGTGCTGCGCATCAACGAGGGGGCCATCGCCGCCGAGGTGGTGATGAGGGTGGATGACGACACCGAGGTCTGCGCCCTGGTCACCGACGAGTCTGTGAAGCGCCTTGGCATTGCCGTCGGCGACCCCATCTGGGCCATGTTCAAGGCCTTTTCCGTGGTGCTGGGCGTGGATTGA
- a CDS encoding FAD-dependent oxidoreductase: MSAKKLGSVMVVGGGIAGMQTALDLADSGYYVYLVEKKAGIGGVMAQLDKTFPTNDCAMUIISPKLVECGRHLNIELMTLSEVVAVEGEQGDFTVKVKQHPRYIDMDKCIACGLCAEKCPKKVGNEYNEGLDKRKAAYILYGQAVPLKYAIDAENCIYIQKGKCRACEKYCPTGAVNFDQKETIIDVNVGSVILAPGFKPFDPTVFDTYDYAHITDVVTSLEYERLLSASGPCMGHLVRPSDHTEPKRIAWLQCVGSRGINKCDNGFCSSVCCMYAIKQAIVTKEHTTGDVEQTVYYMDIRSHGKDFEKYYVDAEKKGINFVRARPHSFLPGPDGKGVKTRWVDEQGVEHNDEYDMVVLSIGLEAPADAKALAETADIRLDKYRFAECDSFAPVAASRDGIYVAGCFQSPKDIPQSVTEASSAAACAAITLAESRGALTKEKIYPPEKNVAADAPRIGVFVCSCGINIAGVVKVDEVVEYAKTLPGVVFVENNLFTCSSDTQVLIAEKIKEHALNRIVVAACTPRTHEPLFKDTLREAGINEYLIEMANIRNQNSWVHGGEPEKATAKAKDQVRIAVAKAGLLAPLEYLSVNVVQKALVIGGGLSGMTAALGIADMGYETVLLEKSNILGGNALRLNKTWKGEEIKPRVAALVKRVESHPKIKVLTNAMLKTAVGSVGNFVSEIEVGGETLAVNYGVGVVATGGSEYKPTEYLYGHDDRVKTHLEFDAFLDVSASEAKAAQNVVFIQCVGSREPGRPYCSRVCCTHSVESAIELKKLNPDMNVFIFNRDIRTYGLREDLYTEARRLGVIFVRYEVEKKPQIIKDGDALYVVGDDPILGKTLKIKADYLVLASAIVPNQTKELVELYKCSVGADGFLTEAHPKLRPVDMSVDGLFLAGLCHYPKPVDEAVAQAQAAVSRAGVILAKSVMPLDSIKSMVTDKCDGCALCVDTCPYKAISLTVYVENGREHKRISTDKALCKGCGICMATCPKQGVDVGGFTMNQLKAQVESILMGV, from the coding sequence ATGTCGGCGAAAAAACTCGGTTCGGTCATGGTCGTTGGCGGCGGCATCGCAGGCATGCAGACCGCGCTCGACCTGGCCGATTCCGGCTACTACGTCTATCTGGTCGAGAAAAAAGCGGGCATCGGTGGGGTGATGGCTCAGCTTGACAAGACGTTCCCCACGAACGATTGCGCAATGTGAATTATCTCCCCCAAGTTGGTCGAGTGCGGTCGGCACTTGAATATCGAGTTGATGACGCTTTCCGAGGTGGTGGCGGTCGAGGGTGAGCAGGGCGATTTCACCGTGAAGGTGAAACAGCATCCGCGCTACATCGACATGGACAAGTGTATCGCCTGCGGCCTGTGCGCCGAGAAATGCCCCAAAAAGGTGGGCAACGAGTACAACGAAGGGCTGGACAAGCGCAAAGCGGCCTACATCCTGTACGGCCAGGCCGTGCCGCTCAAGTACGCCATTGACGCCGAGAACTGTATTTACATCCAGAAGGGCAAATGCCGCGCCTGCGAAAAGTACTGTCCCACCGGCGCGGTGAATTTCGACCAGAAAGAGACCATCATCGACGTCAACGTCGGTTCGGTCATCCTGGCCCCGGGATTCAAACCCTTCGATCCCACCGTCTTCGACACCTATGACTATGCCCACATCACGGATGTGGTCACCAGTCTCGAATACGAACGGCTGCTGTCCGCCTCCGGGCCGTGCATGGGCCATCTGGTGCGGCCGTCGGACCACACCGAGCCCAAGCGGATCGCGTGGCTCCAGTGTGTCGGATCGCGCGGCATCAACAAGTGCGACAACGGGTTCTGCTCCAGCGTCTGCTGCATGTACGCCATCAAGCAGGCCATCGTGACTAAGGAGCACACCACCGGCGACGTGGAACAGACCGTCTACTACATGGACATCCGTTCCCACGGCAAGGATTTCGAGAAATACTATGTGGATGCCGAGAAAAAAGGCATCAACTTCGTGCGCGCCCGTCCCCATTCCTTCCTCCCCGGCCCGGACGGCAAGGGTGTGAAAACGCGCTGGGTGGACGAGCAGGGCGTCGAGCACAACGACGAATACGACATGGTGGTGCTGTCCATCGGCCTTGAGGCCCCGGCCGACGCCAAGGCCCTGGCCGAAACCGCCGACATCCGCCTGGACAAGTACCGTTTCGCGGAGTGCGACAGCTTCGCGCCGGTGGCCGCCAGCCGGGACGGCATCTACGTGGCCGGTTGCTTCCAGTCCCCCAAGGACATCCCCCAGTCCGTGACCGAGGCCTCCTCGGCGGCGGCCTGCGCGGCCATCACCCTGGCTGAGAGCCGGGGCGCCCTGACCAAGGAAAAGATCTATCCCCCCGAGAAGAACGTGGCCGCCGACGCCCCGCGCATCGGCGTGTTCGTGTGCTCCTGCGGCATCAACATCGCCGGGGTGGTCAAGGTCGACGAGGTTGTGGAATACGCCAAGACCCTGCCCGGCGTGGTCTTCGTGGAAAACAACCTGTTCACCTGCTCCTCGGACACCCAGGTGCTCATCGCCGAGAAGATCAAGGAGCATGCCTTAAACCGCATCGTGGTCGCGGCCTGTACCCCCCGCACCCACGAGCCCCTGTTCAAGGACACCCTGCGCGAGGCCGGGATCAACGAATACCTGATCGAGATGGCCAACATCCGCAACCAGAACAGCTGGGTGCATGGCGGCGAGCCCGAGAAGGCCACCGCCAAGGCCAAGGACCAGGTGCGCATCGCCGTGGCCAAGGCCGGGCTTCTGGCCCCCCTGGAATACCTCTCGGTCAACGTGGTCCAAAAGGCCCTGGTCATCGGCGGCGGACTGTCCGGCATGACGGCGGCCCTGGGCATCGCGGACATGGGCTACGAGACCGTGCTGCTGGAAAAGAGCAACATCCTGGGCGGCAACGCCCTTCGGCTCAACAAGACCTGGAAGGGCGAAGAGATCAAGCCCAGGGTCGCGGCGCTGGTCAAACGGGTGGAAAGCCATCCCAAGATCAAGGTGCTCACGAACGCCATGCTCAAGACCGCAGTCGGGTCCGTGGGCAACTTCGTCAGCGAGATCGAGGTCGGCGGCGAAACCCTGGCCGTCAACTACGGCGTGGGCGTGGTGGCCACCGGCGGTTCCGAATACAAACCCACGGAATACCTCTACGGCCACGACGACCGGGTCAAGACGCATCTGGAATTCGACGCCTTCCTGGATGTCAGCGCAAGCGAGGCCAAGGCGGCCCAGAATGTGGTGTTCATCCAGTGCGTGGGCTCGCGCGAACCCGGCCGTCCCTATTGCAGCCGGGTGTGCTGCACCCATTCGGTGGAGTCGGCCATTGAGCTCAAAAAGCTCAACCCCGACATGAACGTCTTCATCTTCAACCGCGACATCCGCACCTACGGGCTGCGCGAGGATCTCTACACCGAGGCCAGGCGTCTGGGCGTGATCTTCGTGCGCTACGAGGTGGAGAAAAAGCCTCAGATCATAAAAGACGGCGACGCCCTGTACGTGGTGGGCGACGACCCCATCCTGGGCAAGACCTTGAAGATCAAGGCCGACTACCTGGTCCTGGCCTCGGCCATCGTGCCCAACCAGACCAAGGAACTCGTGGAGCTCTACAAGTGCTCCGTGGGCGCGGACGGCTTTTTGACCGAGGCCCATCCCAAGCTCCGGCCCGTGGACATGTCCGTGGATGGACTCTTCCTGGCCGGGCTGTGCCACTATCCCAAGCCCGTGGACGAGGCCGTGGCCCAGGCCCAGGCGGCCGTGAGCCGGGCCGGGGTCATCCTGGCCAAGTCGGTCATGCCCCTTGATTCCATCAAGAGCATGGTCACGGACAAGTGCGACGGCTGCGCCCTGTGCGTGGACACCTGCCCCTACAAGGCCATCTCGCTTACGGTCTATGTGGAGAACGGTCGCGAGCACAAGCGCATCAGTACGGACAAGGCCCTGTGCAAGGGCTGCGGCATCTGCATGGCCACCTGTCCCAAGCAGGGCGTCGATGTGGGCGGCTTCACCATGAACCAGCTCAAGGCCCAGGTCGAGAGCATTCTGATGGGCGTCTAA
- a CDS encoding alpha/beta hydrolase family protein, producing MAVFVCVHGAFQGGWVWSKTAAALRDAGHAVFTPTLTGMGERVHVRGRHMGLETYVQDVENVILYEQLSDVILVSHSYSGMITPAVCERVPGRVRRLVFVDAVLPEPGLSFAEVAGPEFVRVLSSHCNGAEVRPWPMPMFGLPEGEKSRSFVERLAPIPSAAFRDASTAPRESAWPAPYFIRCTKTKNPLLARMAAHARERGFGYAEISSDHNPMTTDPLRLAKALCETIED from the coding sequence ATGGCGGTTTTCGTCTGCGTGCATGGGGCCTTTCAGGGCGGCTGGGTATGGAGCAAGACGGCTGCGGCCTTGCGCGATGCGGGCCATGCCGTCTTCACGCCCACCCTGACCGGCATGGGGGAGCGGGTACATGTTCGCGGCAGGCACATGGGCCTTGAGACCTATGTCCAGGATGTGGAGAACGTCATCCTGTACGAACAGCTCTCGGATGTCATCCTGGTCTCCCACAGCTATTCGGGCATGATCACCCCGGCCGTGTGCGAACGGGTTCCCGGACGAGTGCGCCGTCTGGTGTTCGTGGATGCGGTGCTTCCCGAACCCGGCCTGTCCTTCGCCGAGGTGGCGGGTCCGGAGTTCGTCAGGGTCTTAAGCTCCCATTGCAACGGCGCCGAGGTGCGGCCCTGGCCCATGCCCATGTTCGGTCTTCCCGAGGGCGAAAAAAGCCGTTCGTTCGTCGAACGCCTGGCCCCCATCCCGTCCGCCGCCTTTCGGGACGCCTCGACCGCCCCCCGGGAAAGCGCCTGGCCCGCCCCCTATTTCATCCGCTGCACCAAGACCAAAAATCCCCTGCTGGCCCGCATGGCAGCCCATGCCCGGGAGCGCGGCTTCGGCTATGCGGAGATCAGTTCGGATCACAATCCCATGACCACCGATCCCCTTCGTCTGGCCAAGGCTCTGTGCGAAACGATTGAGGACTGA
- a CDS encoding iron-sulfur cluster assembly scaffold protein — protein MSDVDRLAKELQAMCDADAVTYFGEAVVARWKAPRHMGIMFDPSGTATVSGACDDTITLFLRVADGCISEALFSADGCASSVVCADAAVELALGKSPDQAAGIEPGDILTLLDGLPKDKHKSARIAAKAVKMAVADYQSRHG, from the coding sequence ATGAGCGATGTCGACCGGCTGGCAAAGGAACTCCAGGCCATGTGCGACGCCGACGCCGTGACCTATTTCGGGGAGGCCGTGGTGGCCCGGTGGAAGGCCCCGCGCCACATGGGGATCATGTTCGACCCGTCGGGCACGGCCACGGTATCCGGGGCCTGCGACGACACCATCACCCTTTTCCTGCGCGTCGCGGACGGCTGCATCAGCGAGGCCTTGTTTTCCGCAGACGGCTGCGCCTCAAGCGTCGTCTGCGCCGACGCGGCCGTGGAACTGGCCCTGGGCAAGTCCCCGGACCAGGCGGCGGGCATTGAACCGGGGGATATCCTCACGCTTTTGGACGGACTGCCCAAGGACAAGCACAAAAGCGCGCGCATCGCGGCCAAGGCCGTGAAAATGGCCGTCGCGGACTACCAGTCCCGGCATGGGTGA
- the tsaA gene encoding tRNA (N6-threonylcarbamoyladenosine(37)-N6)-methyltransferase TrmO, producing the protein MPQIVYQPIGIVHTPFHSVRGMPIQPVGAIGVVGRLEVYPEFEEGLRDLDGFSHVIMLYHLHKIQGHALSVRPFLDTSERGIFATRSPRRPNPIGISVLRVLSVAGNMVELENVDMLDQTPVLDIKPYVADFDVWDADRFGWFDGVSGNAVRVRSDGRFESAPSCE; encoded by the coding sequence ATGCCGCAGATCGTCTACCAGCCCATCGGGATAGTGCATACCCCGTTTCACAGTGTTCGCGGCATGCCCATCCAGCCTGTGGGGGCCATCGGCGTCGTCGGCCGTCTGGAGGTGTATCCCGAATTCGAAGAGGGCCTGCGCGACCTGGACGGCTTTTCCCATGTCATCATGCTTTACCACCTTCATAAAATACAGGGGCATGCCCTTTCCGTGCGGCCCTTTTTGGACACCTCCGAGCGGGGCATCTTCGCCACCCGTTCCCCCCGGCGGCCCAATCCCATCGGGATCTCCGTGCTTCGGGTGCTGTCCGTGGCCGGAAACATGGTGGAGCTTGAAAACGTGGACATGCTGGACCAGACGCCGGTCCTGGATATCAAGCCCTACGTGGCGGATTTCGATGTCTGGGACGCGGATCGTTTCGGCTGGTTCGACGGGGTCTCGGGAAACGCCGTCCGGGTGCGCAGCGACGGCCGGTTCGAGTCCGCACCGTCCTGCGAATAA
- a CDS encoding methyl viologen-reducing hydrogenase encodes MVTIAEEWLNSCSGCEIAILNIGDVLVDLLPQLEFVHIPVLIDKKYYGQTGENKELDIPEAVVGIVSGGVRNSEHLEVLKKMRERCQILIALGTCATDGGIPALGNMYSLQEIKDFMYRESPTTVPGPDPDYKTYHIPEAFETVTALDEHVKVDIKLPGCPPHPDWITAAVLALLDGKTELNLPERSVCDTCPTIRKSKKSAGDLKRILECPEFDPEKPVDDMRCLLEQGFMCLGPVTRAGCSGMTGTAPRCIATRVPCRGCYGPVKDGALPIVDYVGALSTVGYDPRKMVDRRGFLCRFSGAHSVLKKIG; translated from the coding sequence ATGGTCACAATAGCGGAAGAATGGCTCAACTCGTGTTCGGGCTGTGAGATCGCGATCTTAAACATCGGCGACGTCCTGGTGGATCTGTTGCCGCAGCTTGAGTTCGTGCACATCCCGGTCCTTATCGACAAGAAATACTACGGCCAGACCGGCGAAAACAAAGAACTGGACATCCCCGAGGCCGTCGTGGGCATCGTCTCCGGCGGCGTGCGCAACTCCGAGCACCTGGAGGTGCTCAAGAAGATGCGTGAGCGGTGCCAGATCCTCATCGCCCTGGGCACCTGCGCCACGGACGGCGGCATCCCGGCCCTGGGCAACATGTATTCGCTCCAGGAGATCAAGGACTTCATGTACCGGGAATCGCCGACCACCGTGCCTGGTCCCGACCCGGACTATAAAACCTACCACATCCCCGAGGCCTTCGAGACGGTCACCGCCCTGGACGAGCACGTCAAGGTGGACATCAAGCTGCCGGGCTGCCCGCCGCACCCTGATTGGATCACCGCCGCCGTGCTGGCCCTTCTGGACGGCAAGACCGAGCTCAACCTGCCCGAGCGGTCGGTGTGCGACACCTGTCCCACCATTCGCAAAAGCAAGAAAAGCGCCGGGGATCTCAAACGCATCCTGGAGTGCCCGGAATTCGATCCGGAAAAGCCGGTCGATGACATGCGCTGCCTCCTGGAACAGGGATTCATGTGTCTTGGCCCGGTCACCCGGGCCGGGTGTTCGGGCATGACCGGCACGGCCCCCCGGTGCATCGCCACCCGTGTTCCCTGCCGGGGCTGCTACGGCCCGGTCAAGGACGGGGCCCTGCCCATCGTCGATTACGTGGGCGCGCTGTCCACCGTGGGCTACGACCCGCGCAAGATGGTTGATCGCCGGGGCTTTTTGTGCCGGTTCAGCGGCGCGCACAGCGTGCTCAAAAAGATCGGCTAG
- a CDS encoding hydrogenase maturation protease produces the protein MDWSLMFEKRVMVFGCGNILRGDDGLGPAVVNMLEEQGGLPDDVGLLDIGTSIRQVLLDMLLMDPKPKRIIVVDAVTEPSRNAGEFWEIDVDMMSPKKIKDFSLHQFPSVNLLKDIKEQTGTDVHILVVQTGYIPEEITDQLTPEVAAALPKVAARVRELCLLP, from the coding sequence GTGGATTGGTCGCTCATGTTCGAGAAGCGGGTGATGGTTTTCGGATGCGGCAACATTCTGAGGGGGGATGACGGCCTGGGACCGGCCGTGGTCAACATGCTGGAAGAGCAGGGCGGGTTGCCGGACGATGTGGGCCTTTTGGACATCGGCACCTCCATCCGGCAGGTGCTCCTGGACATGCTGCTCATGGACCCCAAACCGAAACGGATCATCGTGGTGGACGCGGTCACCGAGCCCAGCCGCAACGCCGGAGAATTCTGGGAGATCGACGTGGACATGATGAGTCCGAAAAAGATCAAGGATTTTTCCCTGCACCAGTTTCCCTCGGTCAATCTCCTGAAAGACATCAAGGAACAGACCGGGACCGACGTGCATATCCTGGTGGTGCAGACGGGCTACATCCCGGAGGAGATCACCGACCAACTGACGCCCGAGGTGGCGGCGGCCCTGCCCAAGGTGGCGGCCCGGGTCCGGGAGTTGTGCCTTCTGCCCTGA
- the modA gene encoding molybdate ABC transporter substrate-binding protein — MMARFLASLLFVALLAQNALAGPLLVAAGAGYKKLVDEAATAYEAKTGQKVELLYGNMGQIFGQLKGGGGIDIILGDKSYLSASGVEFDSYVEIGQGHLVVAYAKGVALSAPQDIAKPEIKKLAMPDPAKAIYGKAASEYLEKSGLADKVKDKLLVVGTVPQVTAYLVSGEVDAGFINVTDAKGVADKIGGMVLVDQSLYSPIRIVAGILKETKEKPEVKAFAAFLASEDAKKLAAAHGL, encoded by the coding sequence ATGATGGCACGTTTTCTTGCTTCGTTGCTTTTTGTCGCGCTTCTGGCCCAAAACGCCCTGGCCGGGCCGCTTCTGGTGGCCGCTGGGGCCGGGTACAAAAAACTCGTGGATGAGGCCGCCACGGCCTACGAGGCCAAAACAGGCCAGAAGGTGGAATTGCTCTATGGCAATATGGGCCAGATATTTGGGCAGTTGAAGGGGGGAGGCGGCATCGACATCATCCTCGGGGATAAAAGCTATCTGAGCGCCTCGGGCGTGGAGTTCGATTCCTATGTCGAGATCGGGCAAGGCCATCTGGTGGTGGCCTACGCCAAGGGGGTGGCCCTGTCCGCCCCGCAGGACATCGCCAAGCCGGAGATCAAAAAACTGGCCATGCCCGACCCGGCCAAGGCCATCTATGGCAAGGCCGCCTCGGAATATCTGGAGAAAAGCGGCCTGGCCGACAAGGTCAAGGACAAGCTCCTGGTGGTGGGCACGGTTCCCCAGGTCACGGCCTATCTGGTCAGCGGCGAAGTGGACGCCGGATTCATCAACGTCACGGACGCAAAGGGCGTGGCGGACAAGATCGGCGGCATGGTCCTGGTGGACCAGTCCCTGTATTCGCCTATCCGCATCGTGGCCGGAATCCTCAAGGAGACCAAGGAGAAGCCCGAGGTGAAGGCCTTTGCGGCCTTTCTGGCCTCGGAGGACGCCAAAAAACTGGCCGCCGCACATGGTCTGTAA